The segment GCAGATGGCATCTGACTCTATTCATTCAAAATGGTCGTATCAAGGATTTTGAAGATTATTCGCTTATGACAGGGCTAAGAGAAATTGCCAAGATCCACACAGGGGATTTCCGACTTTCACCGAATCAGAATCTGATTATTGCGAACGTAACGAGCCAAAAGAAAAAGGAAATTAAGGAATTGATCGAAAAATATGGACTTACGGATGGTAAACATAATTCTGCACTAAGGCGAAATTCGATGGCCTGTGTAGCCTTACCAACTTGCGGCTTGGCTATGGCCGAATCAGAACGATACCTCCCTTCGCTAATAGATAAAATTGAGGTGATATTGGATGAAGCCGGCCTAAACGAAGAAGAGATCATCATTCGTATGTCGGGATGCCCTAATGGTTGTTCACGTCCTGCTCTGGCTGAAATTGCTTTTATTGGGAAGGCCCCCGGAAAATACAATATGTATCTCGGAGGTGGTTTCACTGGAGACCGATTAAATAGCCTTTACCGTGAAAATATAGGGGAAGAAGAGATTCTGGCGATTCTTCATCCTATTATTAATCAGTATGCGAAAGAAAGGCAGGAAGGGGAACACTTTGGTGATTATGTTGTCCGTGCCGGTTATGTCGATGAGGTTCTTTCAGGACTTGATTTTCATTCAACGAATATGGTCAAAAGCTAAAAACTAGGAAGCAGAATTTGTGATTCATGTAGAAGGATGTGGTGAAATGATGGGCAAAGTTTATTTAATAGGCGCTGGTCCTGGAGATCCAGATTTAATTACAATTAAAGGAGTAAAGGCCATCCAGCAGTCAGATGTTATTTTATATGACCGTTTAGTTAACGAAGAATTATTAAGTTATGCTTCTAATATGACGGAATTGATTTATTGTGGAAAGCGCCCCAACCAGCATGCATTGACGCAAGAAAAGATAAATAACTTACTCTGTACATTTGCAAATCAAGGAAAAACTGTCACCAGATTGAAAGGTGGAGACCCATTTATATTTGGAAGAGGCGGAGAAGAGGCAGAAGTGTTAGCGCAAAACGGAATTGCCTTTGAAATTGTTCCAGGTATTACCTCTGGTTCTGCAGTTCCCGCCTATGCTGGTATTCCGTTAACCCACCGGAATTATAGCGCTTCGGTTGCCTTCGTCTCGGGAGCCAGCAAGAGTGGTGCTGATACTGAAAAATACTGGGAAAATCTTGCACAAGGAATGGATACACTATGCATTTATATGGGAGTAAAAAATCTCCCAGCTATTTGTGAGAGACTTATTCGATATGGCCGTGATGCGAATACACCGATAGCTTTAGTACATTGTGGTACGACAGAGAGGCAGCAAACGGTGACAGGAACTTTGCAGAACATTGTGAAGA is part of the Virgibacillus sp. NKC19-16 genome and harbors:
- the cobA gene encoding uroporphyrinogen-III C-methyltransferase, whose translation is MGKVYLIGAGPGDPDLITIKGVKAIQQSDVILYDRLVNEELLSYASNMTELIYCGKRPNQHALTQEKINNLLCTFANQGKTVTRLKGGDPFIFGRGGEEAEVLAQNGIAFEIVPGITSGSAVPAYAGIPLTHRNYSASVAFVSGASKSGADTEKYWENLAQGMDTLCIYMGVKNLPAICERLIRYGRDANTPIALVHCGTTERQQTVTGTLQNIVKKSSTIQNPAMIIIGEVVRLREEIQWFEQRSIEKEEVFAQAVLG